The following proteins come from a genomic window of Ammospiza nelsoni isolate bAmmNel1 chromosome 6, bAmmNel1.pri, whole genome shotgun sequence:
- the LOC132074059 gene encoding uncharacterized protein LOC132074059: protein MAEDSPKRRKANFNEAETEVLIEQVLKHEQLLFAAGPGRASAGQKRKVWELIRHKVNPVAACPRDVEDLKKRWRDLKRRDRSKLCRLSQGCGPPAPPALGLFLAPEELPPAAAPPARRQRRPYGSLLPAEAVPIVGGIDTLELPGAVVGDMGFNGSPGPSHQSSLEQMNLKEEIVVKVVEPEESSGDMVVVPPSQEQLPFLGTSGGGSSGKVKAKTKGRCQADQNEMTEEDLLQIQQTQIQVIQSGFDSVNHNLRLLQQGMQDLSNSISIMAHTLVAIKNVYVKNNTGPTTHATASTQTTAGYLSPGSPQLSPAKDRARAQVAGSSSRSSSCSSSSMSQEPGPSEFPRPPLRTIKKEHPNGCYYFCFADV, encoded by the exons ATGGCCGAGGACTCCCCCAAACGGCGCAAGGCGAACTTCAACGAGGCGGAGACGGAGGTGCTGATCGAGCAGGTGCTGAAGCACGAGCAGTTGCTGTTCGCGGCGGGACCCGGCCGCGCCTCCGCGGGCCAGAAGCGGAAGGTGTGGGAGCTGATCCGGCACAAGGTGAACCCGGTAGCCGCCTGCCCCCGCGACGTGGAGGACCTGAAGAAGCGCTGGCGGGACCTGAAGCGCCGCGACCGCAGCAAGCTGTGCCGCCTTTCGCAGGGCTGCGGGCCGCCGGCGCCCCCCGCCCTCGGCCTCTTCCTGGCCCCGGAGGAgctgccgcccgccgccgcgccgcccgcccgccgccagCGCCGCCCCTACGGCTCCCTGCTGCCCGCCGAGGCCGTGCCCATCGTGGGCGGCATCGACACGCTGGAGCTGCCCGGCGCCGTCGTGGGGGACATGG GGTTTAATGGCAGTCCTGGCCCATCTCATCAATCCAGTCTTGAGCAGATGAACCTCAAAGAAGAAATAGTAGTGAAGGTGGTGGAGCCAGAAGAAAGCTCTGGGGACATGGTAGTGGTTCCACCTAGTCAAGAACAACTGCCTTTTCTGGGGACATCAGGTGGTGGTTCCTCTGGGAAagtaaaagccaaaacaaaaggCAGGTGCCAGGCAGACCAAAATGAAATGACTGAAGAGGACCTACTGCAGATTCAGCAGACCCAAATACAGGTGATCCAGTCTGGCTTTGACAGTGTCAACCACAATCTTCGGCTGCTGCAGCAAGGCATGCAAGATCTGAGTAACAGCATCAGCATCATGGCACATACACTTGTTGCTATCAAGAACGTCTATGTGAAAAACAACACTGGCCCAACCACACATGCCACTGCATCTACTCAGACCACAGCTGGGTACCTGAGCCCAGGAtccccccagctctcccctgcTAAGGACAGAGCTAGAGCACAGGtggctggaagcagcagcagaagcagcagctgcagctccagctccatgtCACAAGAACCAGGTCCTTCTGAGTTTCCTAGGCCCCCCCTGAGAACCATTAAGAAAGAGCATCCAAATGGCTGCTACTATTTCTGCTTTGCAGATGTGTAA